One Ranitomeya imitator isolate aRanImi1 chromosome 1, aRanImi1.pri, whole genome shotgun sequence DNA window includes the following coding sequences:
- the LOC138657584 gene encoding vomeronasal type-2 receptor 26-like: MCIEHPELGVSMENIRTARSHHVVLMEVRREPPPYSEICHRCPDDKWPDEKKVKCVPKTYEFLSYEKDDIVIIFTFTSILLSVVTILILGIFIHYWETPIVKANNRIVSFILLVSTFLSFMSIFLFLGPPVDVTCMLRQIIFGISLSISLSSILSKTITVCIAFKATKPNSVWRRWIGLKTSKYVVVTCSSVQVLICVFWISLHPPYREYDMTLYTDRIIIQCNEGSDIWFYSMLGYLGLLAALSFVLAFMVRTLPDNFNEAKYITFSMLVFCSVWISMIPAYLSSKGKYMVYSLGMTKGSEHHYDSSRCCETFLSGFAPLRGPCRSPAMPMQ, encoded by the exons atgtgtattgagcaccctgagctgggggtctccatggagaacaTCAGAACAGCACGATCGCAtcacgttgtcctgatggaagtgcgcagggagccccctccct ACAGTGAAATCTGTCACAGATGTCCTGATGACAAGTGGCCTGACGAGAAGAAAGTGAAATGTGTCCCTAAAACGTATGAATTTCTCTCTTATGAGAAGGATGATATTGTGATTATTTTTACCTTCACATCAATATTACTATCTGTAGTAACTATATTAATATTAGGGATATTTATCCATTACTGGGAAACGCCTATTGTGAAGGCAAATAATCGGATCGTGAGCTTCATCCTTCTGGTCTCCACCTTTCTGAGCTTCATGAGTATTTTCTTGTTTCTTGGTCCTCCTGTTGACGTAACCTGCATGCTTAGACAGATTATATTTGGAATATCCTTATCTATTTCTCTATCTTCCATACTCTCTAAAACTATCACAGTATGCATTGCTTTCAAAGCCACAAAACCCAACAGTGTCTGGAGGAGGTGGATTGGACTGAAGACATCTAAATATGTGGTGGTGACCTGCTCCTCAGTTCAGGTTCTTATTTGTGTTTTCTGGATCTCTCTCCATCCTCCATATCGGGAGTATGACATGACTCTTTATACCGATCGGATCATCATTCAGTGTAATGAAGGCTCGGATATCTGGTTCTACTCCATGTTGGGTTATCTGGGGCTCCTGGCAGCTTTGAGCTTTGTTCTGGCTTTCATGGTGAGGACATTACCGGACAATTTTAATGAGGCCAAGTACATCACCTTTAGCATGCTGGTGTTCTGTAGCGTCTGGATTTCCATGATTCCGGCTTATCTTAGCAGCAAAGGGAAGTATATGGTG TACAGCCTTGGCATGACCAAGGGCTCAGAGCACCATTACGACTCAAGTAGATGCTGTGAGACCTTCCTCAGTGGCTTTGCACCTCTGCGTGGACCTTGCAGGAGCCCAGCCATGCCCATGCAGTAA